The following nucleotide sequence is from Triticum dicoccoides isolate Atlit2015 ecotype Zavitan chromosome 7B, WEW_v2.0, whole genome shotgun sequence.
tcccatacgaggaaaggatgatggaagcaatgattccctcacaagttgggatgagtctccggactttatgaaaaataaaagaggccaaagaagcaaaAATGaaaaagaagaggccaaagaagcccaaataaaaaaattataaaaaatgagagaaaaagagagaagggataatgttactatcctttttccacacttgtgcttcaaaatagcaccatgatcttcacgatagaagtttcttattttgtcactttcatatactagtgggaatttttcattatagaacttggcttatatattccaatgatgggctttctcaaaatgccctaggtcttcgtgagcaggcaatttggatgcacacccacttagtttccttttgacgagctttcatatatttatagctctagtacatctgttgcatggcaatccctactcctcgtattgacatcaattgatgggcatctacctagcccgttgattagtcacgtcaatgtgagactttcttcttttttgttttctcacataatccctatcatcatactctactccacccatagtgctatgtccatggcttacgctcatgtattgcgtgagggttgaaaaggttgaagtgcgttaaaaagtatgaaccaattgcttggctgaagcggggttgtgcatgatgagagcattttgtatgacgaaaatgaagcatggccaaactatatgattttgtagggataagctttctttggctatgctatttcgataagacataaactgcttggctagcatgcttgaagtattactattttttgatctaaacattcgtgccacaataaagaattacattaaaaattatgttaggtagcattccacatcaaaaattctgtttttatcatttacctactggaggacgagcaggaattaagcttgggggtgcttgatatgtctccaacgtatctataattttttattgttccatgctattatattatctattttggatgtttaatgggctttatgatacacttttatattatttttgggactaaccaattaatcggaggcccagtccaaattgttgtttttttgcctattttagtgtttcaccgaaaaggaatatcaaacggagtccaaacggaatgaaacttcgagagagttatttttggaacaaactcaatccaggagacttggagtgaacgtcaagaaagaaacaaggaggccacgaggcaggagggtgcgcccccaccctcgttggcccctcatggctcccctgaccgacttctttcgcctatatatactcatataccctgaaaacatccaagagcaccacgaaaccctatttccaccgccgcaaccttctgtacccgtgagattccatcttgggtccttttctggcgctccgccggagggggaatcgatcatggagggcttctacatcaacaccataggctctccgatgaagtgtgagtagtttatgtcagacctttgggtccatagttattagctagatggcttattctctctctttggatctcaatacaaagttctcctcgatcttcttggagatctattcgatgtaatactttttgcggcgtgtttgccgagatccgatgaattgtgggtttatgatcaagattatctacgaacaatatttgaatctcctctagattcttttatgtatgatttgttatctttgcaagtctcttcgaattatcagtttggtttggcctactagattgatctttcttgcaatgggagaagtgcttagctttgggttcaatcttgcggtgtcctttcccagtgacagcatgggcagcaaggcatgtattgtattgttgccatcgaggataaaaagatggggtttatatcatattgcttgagtttatccctctacatcatgtcatcttgcctagtgcgttactctgttcttatgaacttaatactctagatgcatgctggatagcggtctatgtgtggagtaatagtagtagatgcagaatcgtttcgatctacttgtcgcggacgtgatacctatatacatgatcatgcctagataatcacataactatgcacttttctatcaattgctcgacagtaatttgtttacccaccgtaatacttatgctatcttgagtgaagccactagtgaaacctatggcccccgggtctatgttccatcatataagtttctgatctattttatcttgcaatctttacttttcaatctatatcataaaaatacgaaaaatatttatcttattatctctatcagatctcacttttgcaagtggccgtgaagggattgacaacccctttattgcgttggttgcaaggttcttatttgtttgtgcaggtacgagggatttgagtgtagcctcctactggattgatatcttggttctcaaaaactgagggaaatacttacgctactttgctgcatcaccctttcctcttcaagggaaaaccaacacatgctcaagaggtagctgcGACATGGCGGGTAATCATAGCAGGGCGGACGGCTTTGAATGTTGGGCTGATAAAACGCCTCGGAAGTGGTACAACAGTGTCTATATGGGAGGATAAATGGACCCCAAATATGTTGACAAGGGCACCTGTTGCACGTCTTGGCGATGCACAAATCAGCAGGGTAGCAGATATTATTGATGATGAGAATTGGACTTGGAAGTCTGAAGTTATCAGACAATCCTTTATCCATCTAGATGCGGATACAATCCTCAATATCCCTTTCAGGACTGGAGGGGGAGATGATTTCTATGCTTGGGCGCCTGAGAGGTCCGGGATTTATCCTGTAAAATCAGCATATAGCTCTCTAATGATTCAGAACGAGCATAAAGCTCTAGAAGAAGGGACGACTACGGATACTTCAGAGATGGATAAACAGTTGTGGTCTCGGTTATGGAAACTCAAAGTGCTGCCCAAAGTTCGTGTCTTCTGGTGGCGTGTGATGCGAGGGATTCTTCCCATCGAAAGTACACTGAAATATCGGCATATATCCAATGAGAGCAAGTGCAAAATCTGTTTGAGTCCTGAGGAGGATATGATGCATGCATTAGTGAACTGTACCCATGCGAGAAGGTTTTGGAATGAAGCTCCGCAGTGGCTGGATGTTAAGCGACCAGACCTGCACCCTCTTACTTGGGTTAAGGATGTCTTATGTGAATCTCTGTTTTCAGATTCTGACAGAGCAAAACTTGTGTCTATTATGTGGGCTATTTGGACTTCACGCAACAACATTACGCATGACAAAGGAGAGTTTGATCCTGTTCGGTCCATGAAGCAAATACAGGAAGCTCTAGCGATCCTAGAGTTACCTCAAGATCATGCTCGGAACTTGCCTGGTCATGGGTGGAGGCCGCCGGATGATGGTTGGATAAAAATCAACATTGATGGCAGCATTGCCATGGAGTCCCGCCGAGGAGGGGTGGGAGGGGTAGCACGTTCTCCGTCCGCTTTCAAGGCAGCATGGTGCAAGCCATACTACGGGATCACAGACCCCCTGCTGGCTGAAGCGCTGGCTCTTCGAGATGGCGTATTATTTGGAGAGCTTCGAGGTTATGATCAAGTCATCTTGGAGACAGATAGCCAAGAGATTGTTAGTCTCTGGCACTCGCGCCACGATTATTCAGTGGTGGCGTCGATTCTTGACAAGATTGGGGAGCACGCCAGTTCTTTTAAAAAATTTCTTATTCAACATGTGTTGAGATGAAAAACCCTACTACCATTCGACTGCTATTATCATTGGCAGTTACTCGTCACTGGTCTCTCCATCAGTTGGATGTTcagaatgcctttcttcatggtgtgcTTGAGGAGGAAGTCTACACGCGGCAGCCACCAGGTTTTGTTGATCCTGATCATCCACATCACTTACCTCacttgtgaaaggatcgatatggtaggAAGATGATGTTTATTTCAGACTTCATCACTTCACTCAAATTTCTGcccataggtgtagcattactggCGAGGGTCTTCCCCTCCTTTAAAAAAAGTGTAGCATTGCTGCCTTTTTATTCACCATCATGTTAGATTGAATCATAACTAGAAATTCAGCACGGGCAATAATCGAACAAAAAAAAGTACTCTATACACCAGCTGAACACAAGAAAGTCTTGGTGGATCATGACCTGGGCGGCTTCTCGAGGAGAGCAGAGAGATAGACCTCGTCCTTGGACTTGAAGGAGACGACCCAGCGGTGTTTCTTGTACCTGAACTGCAGGAACATGTACATGTAGTCGTCGAGGTCCCTTCGCGCGCAGGCGAACCTGTCGACCCAGAGCAGGCCGCCGGGGCGGAGCACGCGGTCCCAGTCGAAGAGCACGAAGTCCAGCAGCTGCAGGTCCACCCACCCCTCGAAGAACCCCGCCGTGTGCACCATGTCCATGGTGTTGTCGAAGAAGGGCAGCCGCTGGCTCATGGTGGCGTAGAGCGGCACCAGCCCCCGCAGCGCCACCGTCTCCGCGAACGGCGCGCCCAGGTTGAGCGCCGCCGACACGATGGTCACGCCGCGCTCCCGCATGCGCGCCGCGAAGCTGCCCGTGCCCACGCTCACGTCCAGCCCGATCCGCAAATCGCCGGGCTTCACCGCCAGCACCTCGTCGATGCGGAAGTCGGCCAGGGACGCGTTGCGGCTGGTCTCGTTgacccaccgccgcttctcccggTCCATGTCGAAGCACCCCACGCACCGGCTGTACCCGGGCCGCGGGTTCCTGGCGGACAGGCACCGGTAGCCGCGGCAGTGGTAGCGGCTCCACCGCACGTTGCCGTCGTCGGGGAGCCTCCACAGCGACTCGTTGATGGGCATCGGGCGCTGGAACAGCTTGGAGGCCCTGGcgaggcagcggcggcgcggcAGCGGGTCGCAGCCGCCGAGCATGAGGCGCTGGCCCAGGTCCCAGTCGTCCGGGCAGTAGGAGCCGACGTCGTAGCTCATGTACTCGTCCAGCTCCCGCCGCATCAGCACGCAGGCGTGGCCGATGGTGCCGTACGTCCGGTTGGTGCCGTACACGTTGGGCCGGCCCTCGCGATTGCCTTTGGTGGTCACgtacttgcgcgtctcctccgccatgaaGAAGTTGACGAGCGGGTCGACGACCGgggcgtcgtcgtcgccgccgtcggGGTCGGGGCGGGGGATGCGGATCAGCCGCAGGGAGATGTGCGCGCCGTAGAGCGGGTGGATGACCTcgtcctcgaggaaccgcctgaACTCCAGCAAGGTCATGTTCTCCTGCTTGCTGTGCGCCTTGCCCTTCTTGGTCTTCTTGCCGATCTTGAGCGCCGTGGCCTCCAGCTTGTCCTGGAGCTCGGCGAGCTGGAGGAGCACGTCGTCGACGCGGTCCGCCAGCGCGCGGATGTCGAAGCCGGCatacccgtcggcgccgacggtgtGGAGCCTGGCGCAGTTGGCGGAGTCGTCGAGCCCCGGGAGGAAGGAGTCGGTGGTGTAGAAGCGGTGGAGACTGGCCATGCTGATGCAGATCACGAACACGCCCATCACCAGCTGCATCACTACCATAAGCCGACTGAACCGGCACCGCGCCAGGCAGAAGAATGCCTCCATCAGCGGATCAATGGACGTCGACCGGCGCGGCAAGCAAAGAACGAAGCGGAGCACACGGTGCCAATGGTGTGGAAATTATCTTGAGCCCTCTTGGTTCTTGGAATTCACTCCACTGGTTTTTGGCCATGGATTGGCACTGCTTGATGCATGGGTCGCGAGCGAGTGCTTATCTTAGCGCGCACTCCACTCGCGAGGCTCGGATCTCCATGTCTAAGCATTTCTTTATCGGCTAACATGTCTGTGTAAGCAATTTTGTAGAGAAAGCTACTGCTGGAACGCGAAGTAGAGTGTAATTTCAGGTGTTGACGAATGAAAAGAGACCTTGTTTGGCCCGGCTGTACTCAATTGCACGCATAAGCAATCGCACGGGCAATTTGCAATTTTCCATTTTTAGGGGCTGGCTCAGTGCGAGAGTCAATAAAACTCAGCTATTagggcatgtactccctccgtttttatttattctgcatattaggtttgactaaagtcaaacttcataaactttgatcaaatttatagaaaaaaatataaatattttGGGTGCTGATAGGCGCCGGTCAGCCGGCCCAACTTTGGGTCGGTTGACCATCAACTGTCAGATTGGCATGTGTGTGATCGTTAGATTAAGTCAAAGCATCCCTTTTCAAccccggtcttcttccctccctcATCTCTACTGCATCGCGCGCCGTCCGCCTCGCGTCGCGCGACCGTCCACCCGTCTTGCAGTGCTCGAGTCCCCACCCCTACCGCAGCTCCGCCGCGAGCCATGGCGACACAACCAGCTAGCTGCCGCTCGCTGCACAGCCGCCAGGATTACGGCATGACCTCCTGTGGGTCCCAATCTCCCTTCCGTTGACGATTTGCAACTCTCTCACCGGCCCGTTCGAGCACATGACCACCATGGTTATAGCAGCCGTCCCTCGCTCATCGCCATAGGTATGCACCACCATTTCCAACACAAAAGAAGAACCCAGCAGAAAAATCTGGTCGTCGCTGGTGGCAACAAAAAATACGGTCGGTGGCAGCAAAACAAAACACCGGTTTCAGCAAAAAACACACAGATgctcccgccgccgtcgccgtagcAACAAAATTAAAGCTAGTTCCAGCAAAAAATCTCAGTAACAAAAACTACCATGGTCGGGTTGAAGCAAAAGAAAAAGGCAGTTCCAGCAGAAATTAACGCGGCTCCCGCAAAACAAACTACAGTAGTCGGCTTGAAGCAAAAAAGAacagccggttccagcaaaaaaaaataGTGCAATTCCAGCAAAAAAAATATGCCGGTTCCAGCACCTCCGATTGAAGTGGTCGTAGCTTTTTGCCTGGCCGGTTCCAGCACCTCCGAGTGTGGAATCAACTTTTTCACTGGCCAGTTGTAGCTTCTTCAACAATTGCGGGAAAAGAGAGGGTTAGGGGTGGGTGACAAAGGGGATGGAGTTCATCCATGGCTGCTGAAAAGAGGGGATGAGGGTAGATGACGAGAAGTGTGGAGCTCATCCATGGCTGCTGCaaaaagaggaggagatggaggtaGATGACGGTGGTGGCCTCACAGCATCCCGACAGTCACACACACCCGTCGTCTCCGTTATAGCTCTGGTGATCCCGTCTACAATAGCCATGGTGGAAAGTCAAAACTGTGGATGGAAGAGAAGACACGAGACGAGAGAAAAGGAGCTGCGTGGTGTGTGGGGGAAATGGaggaatgctacatccacgtaaattTTTACTGTACGTTTACGTGCTTGGCTGACTTGGCAAAATCTGATTGGAACAAGAGAGAGGGTGAGGCCCACCCCcttgaaaatcaggggggagagtgagggagtcctggattaaggggtcctcggacagccagactatgtagcgtgggccggactgttgggctgtgaagatacaagaccgagacTCTcttccgtgttcggatgggactctcctttggtgtggaaggcaagcttggcgctcgaatatgaagattcctttctctgtaaccgactttgtacaaccctagtcccctccaatgtctatataaaccggagcgcTTAGTTCGTAGAGGCCGGATCATAATcacacaggctagacttctaggggtttagccattacgatctcgtggtagatcaagtcttgtaatactcatattcatcaagatcaatcaagcaggaagtagggtattacctccatagagaaggcccaaacctaggtaaacatcgtgtccccagcctcctgttaccatcgaccttagacgcacagttcgagacctcctacccgagatccgtcggttttaacaccaacattggtgctttcattgagagttccactgcgtcgtcaccaaaaggtttgatggctccatcaatcatccacaacaatgcagtccaggggaggttttcctccccggacaggtcttcgtattcggcggctttgcactgcgggccaactcgtttggccatctagagcagatcgacagctacgcccctggccatcaggtcagatttgaaagctcgaattacgttgccgatatccgcagagacttgatcttcgacggattcgagcccatggcagccgctccctgccgccacgatgaacatgacctaaatctgtcatcgggccatgcccaggagatagcgcctgCAACTGCTCTGGCCCTAGGTCTGGAGCAGactgcgtcgtccgaggacgggaagctcaaccccgccacggaagccgtagACTCATCGGCGTTAGATCCGCACATAGATCCGACCTCGAGCGAGGCATGTGTTACCGAAActtcggattcgtctccggccataggttccaaaCCGCGTGCATTCGCGTCCATCGAACCTAATCAGGCACCGATcgttgagttcagctccgcggacatcttccggcactcacctttaggcgatttgctaaactcattaaaagccatCTCCCTATCAGGGAACTCTCAGCtgaactatatccggtttggattgGAACCTGAGGGCGGAGAATTTCGctttccacccaccacccacttcatagccactgtcgaagacttaaccgacatgctcgattacggctccgaagacatcgacggtatggacgacaatgccggagaggagcaggcagaaGAACCACCGCGTACaaggcgctggacgtccacctcctcatatgacgcatacatggtggatacacccaaagagaacaacgacGACAATAAAAATGATCCAGTCGACGATAAGCCTCCTGAGAAACAGCCAAAgaaccgacgtcagcagcgccgctctagaccacaccatggaaaaaacagcaacaccggcacaggagaaaacaCTCCGTACGATGTCGAAGACAACGAAAACCCCGTTGAGCCAACTCCCGAAtgggatgaacgggaagatgggagaGTCAGCCCtaacgaacaggccattaacaaagactcggaggacagtaattatcttccaccctctaaggatgaggcgagcctcggcgacgaagactttatcatgcctgaggagcccATCAATCAGGAGCGCTttgagcgccggctaatagccactgcaaggagcctgaaa
It contains:
- the LOC119341492 gene encoding uncharacterized protein LOC119341492; this translates as MEAFFCLARCRFSRLMVVMQLVMGVFVICISMASLHRFYTTDSFLPGLDDSANCARLHTVGADGYAGFDIRALADRVDDVLLQLAELQDKLEATALKIGKKTKKGKAHSKQENMTLLEFRRFLEDEVIHPLYGAHISLRLIRIPRPDPDGGDDDAPVVDPLVNFFMAEETRKYVTTKGNREGRPNVYGTNRTYGTIGHACVLMRRELDEYMSYDVGSYCPDDWDLGQRLMLGGCDPLPRRRCLARASKLFQRPMPINESLWRLPDDGNVRWSRYHCRGYRCLSARNPRPGYSRCVGCFDMDREKRRWVNETSRNASLADFRIDEVLAVKPGDLRIGLDVSVGTGSFAARMRERGVTIVSAALNLGAPFAETVALRGLVPLYATMSQRLPFFDNTMDMVHTAGFFEGWVDLQLLDFVLFDWDRVLRPGGLLWVDRFACARRDLDDYMYMFLQFRYKKHRWVVSFKSKDEVYLSALLEKPPRS